In Paenibacillus sp. BIC5C1, a genomic segment contains:
- the rsmH gene encoding 16S rRNA (cytosine(1402)-N(4))-methyltransferase RsmH: MFHHITVLKEEATEGLNIKQDGIYVDCTLGGGGHSSVIASKLGPGGRLIALDQDDWALDNAREKLAPYGERITLVKTNFRDLEQVLKELDVPMKDGVPQVDGILYDLGVSSPQFDEGERGFSYNHDAPLDMRMDQDASLTAKEIVNEWPEEEIARILYRYGEEKFSRRIARVIVEKRKQSTIETTGELVELIKEGIPAAARRTGGHPAKRSFQALRIAVNDELGAFEEALHQAVRCLAPGGRVSVITFHSLEDRICKQIFSSYLEKCTCPPDFPLCVCGGKGAMRLVNRKPLIPTETELAENSRARSAKLRVAEKL, from the coding sequence TTGTTTCACCACATAACCGTACTCAAAGAAGAGGCAACAGAGGGTTTAAACATCAAGCAGGACGGTATATACGTGGACTGCACTTTAGGCGGTGGCGGACATAGCTCCGTGATTGCATCCAAGCTCGGTCCAGGGGGACGTCTGATCGCACTGGATCAGGATGATTGGGCTTTGGATAACGCACGTGAAAAATTGGCTCCATATGGAGAGCGGATTACATTGGTGAAAACCAATTTTCGTGATCTGGAACAGGTACTGAAAGAACTGGATGTACCGATGAAAGATGGCGTACCGCAGGTAGATGGTATTTTGTACGATCTGGGGGTATCATCACCGCAATTCGACGAAGGAGAACGTGGATTTAGCTACAATCACGATGCACCGTTGGATATGCGTATGGATCAGGATGCATCCCTTACCGCCAAAGAGATTGTTAACGAATGGCCGGAAGAGGAGATTGCCCGTATTTTGTATCGCTATGGTGAGGAGAAATTCTCTAGAAGAATTGCTCGTGTCATTGTTGAAAAAAGAAAGCAGTCCACAATTGAGACGACTGGTGAACTGGTGGAGTTAATCAAGGAGGGGATTCCGGCGGCGGCTCGTCGTACAGGAGGACATCCTGCAAAACGCAGTTTTCAGGCATTGCGCATTGCCGTTAATGATGAGTTGGGCGCGTTCGAAGAAGCGTTACATCAGGCCGTTCGGTGCTTGGCACCAGGCGGACGTGTATCTGTTATTACTTTTCACTCACTTGAGGACCGAATTTGCAAACAGATATTTAGCAGTTATCTGGAGAAATGTACATGCCCTCCCGATTTTCCGTTGTGTGTTTGCGGCGGTAAGGGTGCCATGCGTTTAGTGAACAGAAAGCCGCTGATTCCAACGGAAACGGAACTGGCCGAAAACTCCCGTGCTCGTTCAGCAAAGCTGCGCGTAGCCGAGAAACTGTAA
- the mraZ gene encoding division/cell wall cluster transcriptional repressor MraZ — protein MFMGEFQHSIDDKGRVIIPAKFRESLGPSFVVTRGLDQCLFVYPMEEWGVMEQKLKALPLMKSDARAFTRFFFSGATECELDKQGRVNLPGNLREYAKLDKDCVVLGVSNRVEIWSKGIWESYFNQSEEAFNDIAEKLVDFNFDL, from the coding sequence ATGTTTATGGGGGAGTTCCAACATAGCATTGATGACAAGGGTCGGGTTATTATTCCGGCTAAATTCCGCGAATCTCTGGGACCGTCTTTCGTTGTCACACGGGGTTTGGACCAGTGTCTTTTCGTGTACCCCATGGAGGAGTGGGGGGTCATGGAACAGAAGCTCAAAGCACTGCCATTGATGAAATCTGATGCACGTGCGTTTACCCGTTTTTTTTTCTCGGGTGCCACCGAATGTGAATTGGACAAACAGGGCAGGGTAAATTTGCCGGGCAATCTTAGAGAGTATGCCAAGCTGGACAAGGATTGCGTTGTTCTTGGCGTGTCGAACCGGGTGGAGATTTGGAGCAAAGGCATATGGGAGAGTTATTTCAATCAATCCGAAGAAGCATTCAACGACATTGCCGAAAAGCTGGTCGATTTTAATTTTGATCTATAA
- a CDS encoding adenosylhomocysteinase produces the protein MTTPALQNSIVKDMGLASEGHLKIDWVEAHMPVLNRIRSQFEQDLPFKGLKVAICLHLEAKTAYLAKVIQAGGAEVTITHSNPLSTQDDVCAALVEDGVTVYAKHNPDPVEFKELQLRALEVKPDLIIDDGGDFATIIASERPDLAATIRGGAEETTTGIIRLKALAKEGQLRFPMVAVNDAYCKYLFDNRYGTGQSAFDGIIRTTNLVVAGKNVVVAGYGWCGKGVAMRAKGLGANVIVTEIDPIKAVEAHMDGFRVMTMVEAAKLGDFFIAVTGNKDVITGEHYDVMKDGAILSNAGHFDVEVNKPELAKRSDSIRTVRRNIEEYRFKDGRKMYLLAEGRLVNLGAADGHPAEIMDTTFALQALGLRYVSENYAELGKTVVNVPYDIDQQVASYKLESLNIAIDSLSAEQEKYLDSWKF, from the coding sequence ATGACTACCCCTGCATTGCAAAACAGTATTGTTAAAGATATGGGACTCGCTTCAGAAGGTCATCTGAAAATTGATTGGGTAGAAGCACATATGCCGGTGTTGAACCGTATACGTAGCCAATTTGAACAGGATCTTCCGTTTAAAGGTTTGAAGGTAGCCATTTGCCTTCACCTTGAAGCCAAAACAGCTTATCTGGCGAAAGTCATTCAGGCTGGTGGTGCAGAAGTGACAATTACACATAGCAACCCATTGTCAACACAGGACGATGTTTGTGCTGCTCTGGTGGAAGACGGCGTTACGGTGTATGCCAAACATAATCCGGATCCGGTTGAGTTCAAAGAACTGCAGCTCCGTGCACTTGAAGTAAAACCTGATCTGATCATTGACGACGGTGGAGACTTTGCCACTATTATTGCATCTGAACGTCCTGATCTAGCTGCCACAATTCGTGGCGGAGCAGAGGAAACGACAACGGGCATCATTCGTCTGAAAGCTTTGGCGAAAGAAGGTCAATTGCGTTTCCCAATGGTTGCAGTCAATGACGCTTATTGCAAATACCTGTTTGATAACCGTTACGGTACAGGTCAGTCTGCTTTTGATGGTATCATCCGTACAACCAATCTGGTTGTTGCAGGAAAGAACGTAGTTGTAGCAGGTTATGGATGGTGTGGTAAAGGTGTAGCGATGCGTGCCAAAGGGCTCGGAGCAAATGTTATCGTAACTGAAATTGATCCTATTAAAGCCGTAGAAGCACATATGGACGGATTCCGGGTCATGACGATGGTGGAAGCAGCAAAATTGGGTGATTTCTTCATCGCTGTTACCGGCAATAAAGACGTAATCACTGGAGAGCACTACGATGTGATGAAGGATGGAGCAATCCTGAGTAATGCGGGTCACTTTGACGTAGAAGTTAACAAACCTGAACTTGCTAAACGTTCCGATTCGATTCGTACCGTACGCCGCAACATTGAAGAATATCGCTTCAAAGATGGCCGTAAGATGTATTTGCTTGCTGAAGGACGTCTCGTAAACCTGGGTGCTGCCGATGGACACCCTGCCGAGATTATGGATACAACGTTTGCATTGCAAGCGCTGGGTCTCCGTTATGTTAGCGAGAACTATGCCGAATTGGGTAAAACCGTTGTTAATGTACCTTATGACATCGACCAACAGGTTGCCAGCTACAAACTGGAAAGCTTGAATATTGCCATCGACTCTTTGTCCGCTGAGCAGGAAAAATATCTGGACAGCTGGAAATTCTAA
- the bshC gene encoding bacillithiol biosynthesis cysteine-adding enzyme BshC — MKGITEALRSGTRLAEDYVCSRDAARGLYEYDIRWESGLHTRAEWLDQSENTRIPRQRLAEYLRIYNKRVNDHGAVHESITRLAEQDALVVTGGQQSGLLTGPLFVIYKAASVVAAAREAENRLQRPVVPVFWIAGEDHDWDEVNHTYLPDASGDMKKIKLQGRFAGRDSVSYVRVETEQWMTVLEQVEHLLPDTVHKPGLMKLVTEIHQSSSNLSDAFARLISALFGSSGLVLMDAADPDLRRLEQPVFDRLIRENGTLRQAYAQGASALEQAGYAMPAEVAEDGANLFYIHEGARLLLMLKDGLYGDRKGLVSFTEERLLQELGEHPERFSNNVLTRPLMQDSILPVAAVILGQGEIAYWGLTREAFARFGLQMPILLPRLSFTIMEDVHHKHMKQYGLSFQDVQYHMEEKKEQWLAQQETFQVDEQFERIQQAFADLYRPLLDQIAEIHPGLDRIGDTNVGKISEQMQYLQQQTHKAIKDKHNVSLRHWNGMQNSLFPMNKPQERVHNVLFYLNRYGTEWIEQLIESQNEFRGQHQVITL; from the coding sequence ATGAAAGGTATTACCGAGGCACTCCGCAGCGGAACTCGACTTGCAGAAGACTATGTCTGTTCAAGGGATGCTGCGCGTGGCCTTTACGAGTATGACATTCGCTGGGAATCGGGGCTTCATACGCGTGCCGAGTGGCTAGACCAATCGGAGAACACTCGTATTCCTCGTCAACGTCTGGCAGAGTATCTACGTATATATAATAAACGGGTGAACGATCATGGTGCTGTTCATGAATCCATCACACGTCTCGCGGAACAAGATGCGTTGGTTGTAACGGGAGGACAGCAAAGCGGCCTGCTTACAGGTCCGTTGTTTGTAATTTACAAAGCAGCAAGTGTGGTTGCAGCTGCGCGGGAAGCGGAGAACAGGCTACAACGGCCAGTCGTTCCCGTTTTTTGGATTGCAGGAGAAGACCATGACTGGGATGAAGTGAACCACACATACTTGCCTGACGCCAGCGGGGACATGAAGAAGATCAAGTTACAAGGGCGGTTTGCAGGCAGGGATTCCGTGAGTTATGTCCGTGTGGAAACGGAACAATGGATGACTGTGCTGGAGCAGGTGGAACATCTGTTACCGGATACGGTGCACAAACCAGGATTAATGAAGTTGGTTACGGAGATTCATCAGTCGAGTTCAAACTTGAGTGATGCGTTTGCCCGTTTAATCTCAGCGTTATTCGGCAGCAGTGGACTTGTTCTGATGGATGCCGCAGATCCAGACTTGCGCAGGCTTGAGCAGCCTGTATTTGATCGTTTGATTCGTGAAAATGGGACATTACGCCAAGCATATGCACAAGGTGCCTCCGCGTTGGAACAAGCCGGATATGCCATGCCAGCTGAAGTCGCGGAAGATGGGGCCAATCTGTTTTACATACATGAAGGGGCGCGTTTGCTTCTGATGTTGAAAGACGGCTTGTACGGCGACCGTAAAGGTCTGGTTTCATTTACAGAAGAGCGACTGCTTCAGGAACTGGGTGAACATCCCGAGCGGTTTAGCAACAATGTATTGACCCGGCCATTGATGCAAGATTCCATTTTACCTGTAGCGGCTGTTATCTTGGGTCAAGGTGAGATCGCGTACTGGGGATTGACACGTGAAGCGTTTGCCCGGTTTGGGTTGCAGATGCCAATCTTGCTTCCACGTCTGTCCTTTACTATTATGGAAGATGTTCATCACAAACATATGAAGCAGTACGGTCTTTCTTTCCAGGACGTTCAATATCATATGGAAGAAAAGAAGGAACAGTGGCTGGCACAACAGGAGACCTTCCAGGTCGATGAACAGTTCGAGCGCATTCAACAAGCATTTGCCGATCTATATCGTCCATTACTTGATCAGATCGCAGAGATCCACCCTGGTTTGGACCGAATTGGAGATACCAATGTAGGCAAGATCAGCGAACAGATGCAGTATCTGCAACAACAGACCCACAAAGCCATCAAAGATAAACACAATGTGAGTCTTAGGCACTGGAACGGGATGCAAAACTCACTCTTTCCCATGAACAAACCGCAGGAACGAGTACATAATGTACTCTTTTACCTTAACCGTTATGGAACCGAGTGGATTGAACAACTGATTGAAAGTCAGAATGAATTCCGCGGACAACACCAAGTGATCACGTTGTAG
- a CDS encoding ABC transporter ATP-binding protein: MEPILTVKDLSVSFTTRSGEFDAVKNVSFELGKGETLGIVGESGSGKSVTAQTIMKLIPSPPSKVKSGEITFHGQDLLNKTDKQMEAIRGKDIGMIFQDPMTSLNPTIKIGKQITEVLRKHQNMSKKEAEKSALEMLELVGIKNAEARMNHYPHQFSGGMRQRAMIAIALACRPSLLIADEPTTALDVTIQAQILDVMKDMQQKLGTSIMLITHDLGVVAGMCDRVVVMKEGEVVETGTTAEIFSNPQHPYTIKLLNALPRLDEPKKEKPTPVGIIKGANKPLVQVKNLKQYFNLGKGNILKAVNDVSFDIFEGETLGVVGESGCGKSTTGRTILRLYEPTGGNVNFNGTDIYKLSPRKMKEMRKDMQMIFQDPYASLNPRFNVMDIIGESLDIHGLASSKAERKRRVEELLDLVGLNPSHALRYPHEFSGGQRQRIGIARALAVDPKFIICDEPLSALDVSIQAQVVNLLEELQQRLGLTYLFIAHDLSMVKHISDRVAVMYMGKVVELAESEELYANPIHPYTKTLLSAIPVPDPEVEASKRRILLPEEQALKNGSGGPVNDPYNLQNAQLIEVSKGHWVAEPYV, from the coding sequence ATGGAGCCGATTTTAACAGTCAAAGACCTGAGTGTGTCATTTACGACGCGTTCTGGTGAGTTTGATGCCGTTAAAAATGTGAGTTTTGAACTTGGCAAAGGAGAGACGCTGGGGATCGTAGGTGAATCCGGTAGTGGTAAGAGTGTTACTGCCCAAACCATCATGAAATTGATTCCCTCCCCGCCTTCGAAGGTCAAAAGCGGAGAAATTACTTTTCACGGGCAGGACCTGCTGAATAAGACAGATAAACAGATGGAAGCCATCCGTGGTAAAGATATCGGCATGATCTTCCAGGATCCAATGACTTCTTTGAATCCTACCATCAAAATTGGTAAGCAAATCACTGAGGTACTGCGTAAACATCAGAATATGTCCAAAAAAGAAGCCGAGAAAAGCGCATTGGAAATGCTTGAACTTGTAGGCATCAAAAATGCGGAAGCGCGTATGAACCATTATCCGCACCAATTTTCCGGTGGTATGCGCCAGCGTGCTATGATTGCAATTGCCTTGGCATGCCGTCCATCCCTTCTGATTGCGGATGAGCCAACAACTGCACTCGACGTAACGATTCAGGCACAAATCTTGGATGTTATGAAAGACATGCAGCAAAAACTTGGAACTTCTATCATGCTTATCACGCATGACCTTGGAGTTGTCGCAGGAATGTGTGATCGTGTTGTCGTTATGAAGGAAGGCGAAGTTGTTGAAACTGGAACAACTGCTGAAATCTTCAGTAATCCTCAACATCCATACACGATTAAATTGCTGAATGCTCTTCCTCGTCTGGACGAGCCTAAAAAAGAAAAGCCTACTCCAGTTGGTATTATCAAAGGTGCCAACAAGCCGCTGGTTCAAGTGAAGAACCTGAAACAATACTTCAATTTGGGCAAAGGGAACATTCTCAAAGCGGTTAATGATGTTAGCTTTGATATTTTTGAAGGCGAAACACTTGGGGTTGTAGGGGAGTCTGGCTGTGGTAAATCCACAACTGGCCGTACAATTCTGCGCCTTTATGAGCCAACAGGTGGAAATGTTAACTTTAATGGAACGGATATTTACAAGCTGTCTCCGCGCAAGATGAAAGAAATGCGCAAAGATATGCAGATGATTTTCCAAGATCCTTATGCATCTTTGAATCCACGTTTCAACGTTATGGATATCATCGGTGAATCCCTTGATATTCATGGTCTGGCATCAAGTAAGGCAGAGCGGAAGAGACGCGTTGAAGAATTGCTTGATCTTGTAGGTCTGAATCCTAGCCATGCACTCCGTTATCCACATGAATTCTCAGGTGGTCAAAGACAACGGATTGGGATTGCCCGTGCATTGGCCGTAGACCCTAAATTCATCATCTGTGATGAGCCATTGTCAGCATTGGACGTGTCCATTCAGGCTCAGGTCGTTAATTTGCTTGAAGAACTTCAGCAACGTCTCGGCTTGACATACCTGTTCATTGCGCATGACTTGTCCATGGTTAAACATATCAGTGACCGTGTAGCTGTAATGTACATGGGTAAAGTGGTGGAGTTGGCAGAAAGTGAAGAACTTTATGCTAATCCGATTCACCCTTACACCAAAACATTGCTGTCTGCTATCCCTGTACCTGATCCGGAAGTAGAGGCGAGCAAACGTCGCATTTTGCTGCCGGAAGAACAAGCGCTTAAGAATGGATCTGGTGGTCCTGTAAATGATCCTTACAACCTGCAGAACGCTCAATTAATTGAGGTATCCAAAGGTCACTGGGTTGCAGAACCTTACGTATAA
- a CDS encoding ABC transporter permease, whose translation MNTGLDSQAALKSQESVSLFKDAMYRLATNKAAMISLAVLVLVVIFSMIGPTSLFTSYNYYSNDLLNANAAPSAEHWFGTDELGRDVWVRTWVGARVSLTVGLAAALIDLVIGVIYGAIMGFYGGRVDGIMNKFSEILYSLPYMLVVILLLVVLEPSLTTIIIALTITGWISMSWIVRGEIMQLKNRDFILAARSMGASTGRQLFRHLLPNAVGPILVTLTLSIPNAIFAEAFLSFLGLGVSAPKSSLGSMINDALTGWTLYPWRMWFPAGLMVMTMLAFNLLGDGLRDALDPKLRK comes from the coding sequence GTGAACACAGGCCTGGATAGTCAGGCAGCGTTGAAATCGCAAGAGAGTGTATCGCTATTCAAAGACGCTATGTATAGACTTGCAACGAACAAGGCCGCTATGATTAGTTTGGCTGTTCTAGTCCTTGTTGTCATTTTCTCTATGATTGGTCCAACTTCTTTGTTCACAAGTTATAATTATTATTCCAATGATTTGTTGAATGCCAATGCTGCACCGAGTGCTGAACACTGGTTCGGAACAGATGAACTGGGCCGTGATGTATGGGTAAGAACCTGGGTAGGTGCACGTGTGTCTCTTACTGTAGGTTTGGCTGCTGCTTTGATTGACCTTGTCATCGGGGTAATTTATGGAGCCATCATGGGCTTCTACGGTGGACGTGTGGACGGCATCATGAACAAGTTCTCCGAGATCTTGTACTCCCTGCCTTACATGCTCGTAGTTATCTTGTTGCTGGTTGTATTGGAGCCAAGTCTGACAACGATTATCATTGCACTCACTATTACAGGATGGATCAGTATGTCCTGGATTGTGCGTGGTGAGATTATGCAACTCAAAAACAGAGACTTTATCCTTGCTGCTCGTTCCATGGGCGCAAGCACTGGACGTCAACTCTTCCGTCATTTGTTGCCAAATGCTGTCGGACCAATTCTCGTTACATTGACGTTGTCTATCCCAAATGCCATCTTCGCAGAAGCATTCTTGAGCTTCCTCGGATTGGGTGTATCTGCACCTAAATCCTCTCTTGGATCTATGATCAATGATGCACTTACAGGCTGGACGCTGTATCCTTGGCGGATGTGGTTCCCTGCAGGTTTGATGGTTATGACAATGCTCGCATTTAACTTGCTTGGTGACGGCTTGCGCGACGCGCTTGATCCGAAATTACGTAAATAG
- a CDS encoding ABC transporter permease has protein sequence MVKYVLKKLLFMLLSLFILASATFFLMKAIPGDPFTSEKKVSPEIRALLEVKYGLDKPMYEQYLKYMGGIIKGDFGVSMKYLNQDVTGMITQTFTASLKLGIFAIIISIVVGVLLGLIAAVYHRKLIDDITMILAVIGIAVPSFLLASLVQYVFAFKLGWFNVMGFDGPLDYVLPVAALSASPIAFIARLTRSSMLEVLHADYIKTAKAKGLKWPAIMFKHVLRNGILPVVTYVGPMTANIITGSVVIEQIFNIGGIGKVFVESITNRDYTMIMGITIFYGILLMLARFLTDIAYVLIDPRIKLESRKGA, from the coding sequence TTGGTTAAGTACGTGCTGAAAAAACTGCTATTTATGCTGCTATCGCTTTTCATACTCGCATCAGCAACCTTCTTCCTGATGAAGGCCATTCCGGGTGACCCTTTTACATCCGAGAAAAAAGTATCACCTGAAATCCGGGCACTTTTGGAAGTGAAGTATGGTTTGGACAAACCGATGTATGAACAATACCTGAAGTATATGGGTGGAATCATCAAAGGTGATTTCGGGGTTTCTATGAAATACCTGAATCAAGATGTAACTGGTATGATCACTCAAACGTTTACAGCATCACTGAAACTAGGAATCTTTGCGATTATTATCTCAATTGTTGTGGGTGTCTTGTTGGGGCTTATTGCCGCAGTGTACCATCGCAAGTTAATTGATGATATTACGATGATTCTGGCTGTTATCGGGATTGCTGTACCGAGTTTCTTGCTCGCATCCCTAGTGCAATATGTTTTTGCATTCAAACTCGGCTGGTTTAACGTTATGGGCTTCGACGGCCCACTCGACTATGTGCTTCCGGTTGCAGCCTTGTCTGCATCACCAATTGCCTTTATCGCTCGTTTGACGCGTTCAAGCATGTTGGAAGTGTTGCATGCAGATTACATCAAGACAGCCAAAGCCAAAGGTTTGAAATGGCCGGCTATTATGTTTAAACACGTTTTACGTAACGGTATTCTGCCAGTTGTTACTTATGTTGGTCCAATGACAGCGAACATTATTACAGGTTCCGTTGTAATTGAACAGATCTTTAACATTGGTGGGATTGGTAAAGTATTTGTAGAAAGTATTACGAATCGTGATTATACGATGATTATGGGGATCACAATTTTCTATGGTATTCTCTTGATGCTTGCACGTTTCCTGACGGATATTGCTTACGTGCTGATCGATCCTAGAATTAAGCTAGAAAGCCGGAAGGGGGCATAA
- a CDS encoding peptide ABC transporter substrate-binding protein, translated as MKRKSLLVLLTLILAFGTVLAACGSKNEGTGNTDTGSATEGNGLAKDQILKINLSAEPPTLDPAQAKDSQTNTVLKFLYEGLVRIDPDGKEAPGVAKDWTISEDGLKYVFNLNPDAKWSNGDAITAEDFVRSWERALKPETASPYAYQLYYIKGAEGYNLSKDETYKGTKITDFSQVGVKATDEHTLEVTLENPTPYFLGLTAFYTYYPVHKSADTNDKFFTDYKNMIVNGPFTMDQYAKGQKIVVKKNEGYHAASDIKLSEINMSLTNSSASELQAYKSGQLDYTGAPNGEIPSDQIPSVKAELPDEFKATGIASTYYYQFNVNEAPFNNVKIRKAFAMSIERQLIVDKVTQGGQIPAFGFVPPGIRGENGEFRDEHKDDYFTENVEEAKKLLAEGMKEEGYTTLPAVTLIYNTSDGHAKIALAVADMWKKNLGVDVKTENQEWGVFLENRQNQNFQVARAGWSADYNDPYNFLEMWTTGNTNNDSKFSNEQYDKDVKETVKSADPATRMAAFADAEKILIQDEMGVMPIYYYTNVSLTKPYLKGVQLDFSGAIDFTRAYLEEK; from the coding sequence ATGAAAAGGAAAAGTCTATTAGTCCTTTTGACGCTGATTTTGGCGTTCGGTACCGTACTTGCAGCGTGCGGATCGAAAAACGAAGGCACAGGTAACACCGATACTGGTTCTGCAACCGAAGGAAATGGTCTTGCTAAAGATCAAATCCTGAAAATTAACCTGTCAGCTGAACCTCCTACGTTAGACCCGGCTCAAGCAAAAGACAGCCAAACAAACACTGTACTGAAATTCTTGTATGAAGGTCTTGTGCGTATCGACCCTGATGGCAAAGAAGCTCCAGGTGTTGCTAAAGACTGGACAATTTCCGAAGATGGTTTGAAATATGTTTTCAACCTGAATCCGGATGCTAAATGGAGCAACGGTGATGCAATCACTGCCGAAGACTTTGTACGTTCTTGGGAACGTGCTTTGAAACCGGAAACAGCTTCTCCATATGCTTACCAATTGTATTACATCAAAGGTGCTGAGGGTTACAACCTGAGCAAAGACGAAACATATAAAGGCACTAAAATCACAGACTTCTCTCAAGTAGGTGTTAAAGCTACTGATGAGCACACGCTGGAAGTAACGTTGGAAAACCCAACACCTTACTTCTTGGGTCTGACAGCATTCTACACGTACTACCCAGTACACAAGTCTGCTGACACGAATGACAAATTCTTCACAGACTACAAAAACATGATCGTTAACGGACCATTCACTATGGATCAATACGCTAAAGGTCAAAAAATCGTCGTGAAGAAAAACGAAGGCTACCATGCAGCTTCCGATATCAAATTGTCTGAGATCAACATGTCCCTGACAAACAGCAGTGCTTCCGAACTGCAAGCTTACAAGTCTGGACAATTGGACTACACAGGCGCACCTAACGGTGAAATTCCTTCCGACCAAATTCCTTCTGTAAAAGCGGAATTGCCGGACGAGTTTAAAGCTACTGGTATTGCAAGTACTTACTACTACCAGTTCAATGTTAATGAAGCTCCATTTAACAACGTTAAAATCCGTAAGGCCTTTGCAATGTCAATCGAGCGTCAATTGATCGTTGACAAAGTAACACAAGGTGGACAAATTCCAGCTTTCGGCTTTGTACCTCCAGGTATCCGCGGTGAAAACGGCGAATTCCGTGATGAGCACAAAGACGACTACTTCACTGAAAACGTAGAAGAAGCTAAAAAATTGCTTGCTGAAGGTATGAAAGAAGAAGGCTACACAACATTGCCAGCAGTAACATTGATCTATAACACTAGTGACGGTCACGCGAAAATCGCTCTTGCTGTTGCAGATATGTGGAAGAAAAACCTTGGTGTTGACGTGAAAACGGAAAACCAAGAGTGGGGCGTATTCCTTGAGAACCGTCAAAACCAAAACTTCCAAGTTGCTCGTGCAGGTTGGTCTGCGGACTACAACGATCCGTACAACTTCTTGGAAATGTGGACTACTGGAAACACAAACAATGATTCCAAATTCAGCAACGAACAGTATGACAAAGATGTTAAAGAAACTGTAAAATCGGCTGATCCAGCTACACGTATGGCTGCATTTGCAGATGCTGAGAAAATCCTGATTCAAGATGAAATGGGCGTAATGCCGATTTATTACTACACTAATGTATCTTTGACTAAGCCTTATCTGAAAGGCGTACAACTTGATTTCAGTGGAGCAATTGACTTCACTCGTGCATATCTGGAAGAGAAATAA
- a CDS encoding DUF3397 domain-containing protein: MGFFIVLSILPFFPFFLVYWIMYGWKKDKRVALSSAMDVTTLFLIFSVSALFNLTFDSNFGFYLTLILILIALGFIGGAQNRLKGKVDGGRMFRAVWRMAFVIMSFGYILFTIFGLFRYFMKQM; the protein is encoded by the coding sequence ATGGGATTTTTTATTGTGCTGAGCATACTGCCGTTCTTTCCTTTTTTTCTTGTGTATTGGATCATGTATGGATGGAAGAAAGATAAGCGTGTGGCTTTGAGCTCGGCAATGGATGTAACAACCTTATTTCTTATATTCTCTGTATCGGCGTTATTCAACTTAACATTTGATTCGAATTTTGGATTTTATTTAACATTAATACTCATACTAATAGCGCTTGGATTCATCGGAGGAGCACAAAATCGGCTCAAAGGTAAGGTCGATGGGGGTAGAATGTTCCGGGCCGTTTGGCGCATGGCTTTTGTCATAATGAGTTTTGGGTATATTTTGTTTACTATATTTGGATTATTTAGATACTTCATGAAACAGATGTGA